The following coding sequences are from one Triticum aestivum cultivar Chinese Spring chromosome 5A, IWGSC CS RefSeq v2.1, whole genome shotgun sequence window:
- the LOC123103752 gene encoding protein SCAI isoform X1, protein MTPVSSTTVQGNSGGGERNASGGATMASSPQQGQGQAQGGGGGGVCPAEQFWSLLDKADRRFARVRDLPLFGRQEPAEYGKAFRIYTQLWRMQQEHRHRLLDAGLRRWQVGEIAARIAHLYYSQYQRASDTALLSEAFVFYHAVLDRAYFLDDHLGASTKHLRFLARFLLVALILSRRAQTVPRLAGQIRSLLDESKKTLQEADYREWKHVVQEITRFLKADSPFMNKRPLRYSYAFDPPPETLPTIPPTVKKRGLLLSDAILCSYYHNEVKFTDLTLDTFRMLQCLEWEPCGSFAQNNGYSAHDESGQNHPNLLKDLRDAALPPNPLKTVLYRPSVPHFLKVLATKCEELPLNTMMLIYLSAAGEVGSSGLGPDTSERVVNSFSQFDISNTRAVTSKEDKEPCLWLGCREGEGSNCIYPCDMIPFTRRPLFLVIDSNISYAFKSIHGAEKGETAAMLLSPSSRSCAVGFSGDSTRQSGSQFTMFLTAPVQAFCFLIGNNGLDIIDKDYNKAEELLSLSLNEWAMTLVASSSLDPVWVEVLGDPLLRRLLLRFIFCRATLSLFKASNDKAECLPSCVPPLPESVGGESMLSQCCVMRVASFLGAADQFSFAEVTTWPDIDEPTSSGGVDKEL, encoded by the exons ATGACTCCAGTCTCCAGCACAACTGTCCAAGGCAACTCCGGGGGAGGGGAACGAAACGCATCCGGCGGAGCTACCATGGCGTCGTCGCCGCAGCAAGGCCAAGGCCAGgcccaaggcggcggcggcggcggcgtctgcccGGCGGAGCAGTTCTGGTCGCTGCTGGACAAGGCGGACCGGCGGTTCGCCCGGGTGCGGGACCTGCCCCTCTTCGGCCGCCAGGAGCCCGCGGAGTACGGCAAGGCCTTCCGCATCTACACCCAGCTTTGGCGCATGCAGCAGGagcaccgccaccgcctcctcgacgccggcctCCGCCGCTGGCAGGTCGGCGAGATCGCCGCCCGCATCGCCCACCTCTACTACTCCCAGTACCAGCGCGCCTCCGACACCGCCCTCCTCTCCGAGGCCTTCGTCTTCTACCACGCCGTCCTCGACCGCGCCTACTTCCTCGACGACCACCTCGGGGCCTCCACCAAGCACCTGCGCTTCCTCGCCAGGTTCCTCCTCGTCGCGCTTATCCTCTCCCGCCGCGCGCAGACTGTGCCCCGCCTCGCCGGCCAAATCCGGTCGCTCCTCGACGAATCCAAGAAGACCCTCCAG GAAGCTGATTACAGGGAGTGGAAGCATGTCGTGCAAGAAATCACGAGGTTTCTAAAGGCTGACTCGCCCTTCATGAACAAGAGACCTCTCAGGTACAGCTATGCATTCGATCCTCCCCCGGAAACTCTTCCGACCATCCCACCTACAGTCAAAAAGCGCGGTCTGCTCTTAAGCGATGCCATCCTGTGCAGCTACTATCATAACGAG GTCAAATTTACCGACCTCACTCTAGACACATTCAGAATGCTTCAGTGTCTTGAATGGGAACCATGTGGCTCCTTTGCACAAAACAATGGTTACAGCGCCCATGATGAAAGTGGGCAAAATCACCCCAATCTCCTGAAAGATCTGAGAGACGCTGCGTTGCCCCCGAACCCACTGAAAACAGTTCTCTATCGCCCCTCGGTGCCACATTTCCTGAAG GTCCTTGCCACCAAATGTGAGGAGCTCCCATTGAATACTATGATGTTGATATACCTTTCGGCTGCAG GCGAGGTGGGATCCTCTGGACTTGGTCCCGATACAAGCGAGAGGGTTGTGAACAGCTTTAGTCAGTTTGACATATCTAATACCAGGGCCGTCACTTCAAAGGAAGATAAAGAACCATGTCTTTGGTTAGGTTGCCGTGAAGGTGAAG GCTCAAACTGCATATACCCTTGTGATATGATCCCGTTTACAAGGAGACCTCTCTTTCTGGTGATTGACAGTAACATCAGCTATGCATTTAAG TCAATTCATGGGGCTGAAAAAGGGGAGACAGCTGCCATGTTACTTTCTCCAAGCTCCCGATCTTGCGCTGTAGGATTCAGTGGGGACTCTACTCGGCAGAGTGGTAGTCAATTTACTATGTTCCTCACAGCTCCAGTGCAAGCTTTCTGCTTTCTGATCGGCAATAATGGGCTGGACATTATTGACAag GATTATAACAAAGCCGAGGAGCTACTATCCTTGTCATTGAATGAATGGGCTATGACTTTGGTTGCTTCGTCTTCACTTGACCCTGTCTGGGTTGAAGTTTTAGGCGATCCACTCCTGAGGCGACTGCTTCTCAG GTTTATCTTCTGCCGAGCCACGCTTTCGCTGTTCAAAGCGAGCAACGATAAGGCGGAATGCTTGCCAAGCTGTGTGCCTCCATTGCCGGAATCGGTTGGGGGAGAAAGCATGCTGTCGCAATGTTGTGTGATGCGAGTGGCATCTTTCTTGGGCGCCGCTGACCAATTCTCGTTCGCCGAGGTTACTACATGGCCTGACATTGATGAGCCCACCAGCAGTGGAGGTGTCGACAAAGAGTTATGA
- the LOC123103752 gene encoding protein SCAI isoform X2 codes for MTPVSSTTVQGNSGGGERNASGGATMASSPQQGQGQAQGGGGGGVCPAEQFWSLLDKADRRFARVRDLPLFGRQEPAEYGKAFRIYTQLWRMQQEHRHRLLDAGLRRWQVGEIAARIAHLYYSQYQRASDTALLSEAFVFYHAVLDRAYFLDDHLGASTKHLRFLARFLLVALILSRRAQTVPRLAGQIRSLLDESKKTLQEADYREWKHVVQEITRFLKADSPFMNKRPLRYSYAFDPPPETLPTIPPTVKKRGLLLSDAILCSYYHNEVKFTDLTLDTFRMLQCLEWEPCGSFAQNNGYSAHDESGQNHPNLLKDLRDAALPPNPLKTVLYRPSVPHFLKVLATKCEELPLNTMMLIYLSAAGEVGSSGLGPDTSERVVNSFSQFDISNTRAVTSKEDKEPCLWLGCREGSNCIYPCDMIPFTRRPLFLVIDSNISYAFKSIHGAEKGETAAMLLSPSSRSCAVGFSGDSTRQSGSQFTMFLTAPVQAFCFLIGNNGLDIIDKDYNKAEELLSLSLNEWAMTLVASSSLDPVWVEVLGDPLLRRLLLRFIFCRATLSLFKASNDKAECLPSCVPPLPESVGGESMLSQCCVMRVASFLGAADQFSFAEVTTWPDIDEPTSSGGVDKEL; via the exons ATGACTCCAGTCTCCAGCACAACTGTCCAAGGCAACTCCGGGGGAGGGGAACGAAACGCATCCGGCGGAGCTACCATGGCGTCGTCGCCGCAGCAAGGCCAAGGCCAGgcccaaggcggcggcggcggcggcgtctgcccGGCGGAGCAGTTCTGGTCGCTGCTGGACAAGGCGGACCGGCGGTTCGCCCGGGTGCGGGACCTGCCCCTCTTCGGCCGCCAGGAGCCCGCGGAGTACGGCAAGGCCTTCCGCATCTACACCCAGCTTTGGCGCATGCAGCAGGagcaccgccaccgcctcctcgacgccggcctCCGCCGCTGGCAGGTCGGCGAGATCGCCGCCCGCATCGCCCACCTCTACTACTCCCAGTACCAGCGCGCCTCCGACACCGCCCTCCTCTCCGAGGCCTTCGTCTTCTACCACGCCGTCCTCGACCGCGCCTACTTCCTCGACGACCACCTCGGGGCCTCCACCAAGCACCTGCGCTTCCTCGCCAGGTTCCTCCTCGTCGCGCTTATCCTCTCCCGCCGCGCGCAGACTGTGCCCCGCCTCGCCGGCCAAATCCGGTCGCTCCTCGACGAATCCAAGAAGACCCTCCAG GAAGCTGATTACAGGGAGTGGAAGCATGTCGTGCAAGAAATCACGAGGTTTCTAAAGGCTGACTCGCCCTTCATGAACAAGAGACCTCTCAGGTACAGCTATGCATTCGATCCTCCCCCGGAAACTCTTCCGACCATCCCACCTACAGTCAAAAAGCGCGGTCTGCTCTTAAGCGATGCCATCCTGTGCAGCTACTATCATAACGAG GTCAAATTTACCGACCTCACTCTAGACACATTCAGAATGCTTCAGTGTCTTGAATGGGAACCATGTGGCTCCTTTGCACAAAACAATGGTTACAGCGCCCATGATGAAAGTGGGCAAAATCACCCCAATCTCCTGAAAGATCTGAGAGACGCTGCGTTGCCCCCGAACCCACTGAAAACAGTTCTCTATCGCCCCTCGGTGCCACATTTCCTGAAG GTCCTTGCCACCAAATGTGAGGAGCTCCCATTGAATACTATGATGTTGATATACCTTTCGGCTGCAG GCGAGGTGGGATCCTCTGGACTTGGTCCCGATACAAGCGAGAGGGTTGTGAACAGCTTTAGTCAGTTTGACATATCTAATACCAGGGCCGTCACTTCAAAGGAAGATAAAGAACCATGTCTTTGGTTAGGTTGCCGTGAAG GCTCAAACTGCATATACCCTTGTGATATGATCCCGTTTACAAGGAGACCTCTCTTTCTGGTGATTGACAGTAACATCAGCTATGCATTTAAG TCAATTCATGGGGCTGAAAAAGGGGAGACAGCTGCCATGTTACTTTCTCCAAGCTCCCGATCTTGCGCTGTAGGATTCAGTGGGGACTCTACTCGGCAGAGTGGTAGTCAATTTACTATGTTCCTCACAGCTCCAGTGCAAGCTTTCTGCTTTCTGATCGGCAATAATGGGCTGGACATTATTGACAag GATTATAACAAAGCCGAGGAGCTACTATCCTTGTCATTGAATGAATGGGCTATGACTTTGGTTGCTTCGTCTTCACTTGACCCTGTCTGGGTTGAAGTTTTAGGCGATCCACTCCTGAGGCGACTGCTTCTCAG GTTTATCTTCTGCCGAGCCACGCTTTCGCTGTTCAAAGCGAGCAACGATAAGGCGGAATGCTTGCCAAGCTGTGTGCCTCCATTGCCGGAATCGGTTGGGGGAGAAAGCATGCTGTCGCAATGTTGTGTGATGCGAGTGGCATCTTTCTTGGGCGCCGCTGACCAATTCTCGTTCGCCGAGGTTACTACATGGCCTGACATTGATGAGCCCACCAGCAGTGGAGGTGTCGACAAAGAGTTATGA